From the genome of Vicia villosa cultivar HV-30 ecotype Madison, WI unplaced genomic scaffold, Vvil1.0 ctg.000029F_1_1_2_unsc, whole genome shotgun sequence, one region includes:
- the LOC131622358 gene encoding uncharacterized protein LOC131622358, whose protein sequence is LIGGITDITQTQVNGDNNKNKIVFSIVDASKTVVQCTLWGQLAVQLYEYYKNNKQASNIVIVLINARVKEAQGGFPVSVSNTWNGTKLLINDPAIEEVKSLKERLGVDLPLLSSSSVQVEATQNSFYSDYDKFVWKAEIMSLSEITNLQHETTCVTVATLDKFDAGQMGWYYDGCVECTRSVTAKDGKLKCFKEHISPEPVPRYKLDITAVDDSSKAKFVFWDTDCVKLIGKSALQMKMDLTQSGDYDPLEFPYELDSILKNELAIRAVYQPKNGRLPVIGFKTDEDVRNKIKDSFKFKEEHISTSAENDLTIENSGLTPCKRLINDAIEDNDSVQQSSTKIARDIKKEKYFKGDFSKLSNSSVQVTASQKSYYSDFDKFETTCVTVATLCKLDVGKAGWYYDPTSRLRIMEPSSPDDFPSVSRATDPLQLQHTLQLQRYQEATYITMRRI, encoded by the exons atttgattggaggaaTCACTGATATCACTCAAACCCAAGTTAACggtgacaacaacaagaacaaaatagTTTTTTCAATTGTAGATGCCAGCAAAACAGTTGTACAATGTACTCTTTGGGGGCAACTTGCAGTTCAGCTATATgagtattataaaaataataagcaAGCCTCTAATATTGTCATTGTGCTAATCAATGCAAGGGTTAAAGAGGCTCAAG GAGGATTTCCAGTTAGTGTTTCCAACACATGGAATGGAACGAAACTGTTGATTAATGACCCTGCTATTGAGGAAGTCAAGAGTCTAAAAGAAAG ACTTGGTGTTGATTTGCCTTTGTTATCATCTTCAAGTGTACAAGTTGAGGCAACGCAAAACTCATTTTATTCTGACTATGACAAGTTTGTTTGGAAGGCTGAAATAATGAGTCTCTCTGAAATAACAAATCTGCAACAT GAAACAACCTGTGTTACCGTTGCTACCCTCGATAAGTTTGATGCTGGGCAGATGGGATGGTACTATGATGGATGTGTGGAATGCACAAGGAGTGTGACTGCCAAAGATGGAAAGCTGAAGTGTTTTAAAGAGCATATTAGCCCAGAACCTGTGCCACG GTATAAGCTTGATATAACGGCTGTTGACGACAGTTCGAAGGCAAAGTTCGTCTTTTGGGACACAGACTGCGTGAAGTTGATTGGGAAGTCTGCTCTTCAAATGAAGATGGATTTAACTCAG TCTGGTGATTACGATCCACTTGAATTCCCTTACGAACTTGACTCAATACTAAAAAATGAATTGGCAATTAGAGCTGTTTATCAGCCCAAAAATGGTCGACTTCCAGTGATTGGCTTCAAAACTGATGAAGATGTGCGTAATAAAATTAAGGACAGTTTCAAATTTAAAGAG GAACATATATCTACATCTGCAGAAAATGACCTGACCATTGAAAATTCAGGACTCACTCCATGTAAGAGACTTATAAATGATGCAATAGAAGATAATGATAGTGTACAACAATCATCAACCAAGATTGCCAGAGATATTAAAAAGGAGAAATA TTTTAAAGGTGATTTTTCAAAGTTGTCAAATTCAAGTGTGCAAGTTACTGCATCCCAAAAGTCATACTACTCAGACTTTGATAAATTT GAAACTACATGTGTAACTGTTGCGACTCTGTGTAAATTAGATGTTGGCAAAGCTGGATGGTATTACGAT CCTACATCTAGGCTTCGCATAATGGAACCTTCATCGCCGGACGATTTCCCAAGTGTTTCG AGAGCAACAGATCCATTACAATTGCAGCATACATTACAATTGCAGAGATATCAAGAAGCAACATACATTACAATGAGAAGAATATAA